Sequence from the bacterium genome:
GGACGATGTACTTCCATTACACGGTGTCGGGAAGGATTTCGAGGCTCGGCGCGGATATCGGGAAGTCCAATTCCGACATAGAGCGCCTGAAAAAGGAGATCGGGGAGGTCGAGAAGTTCAAGGCCCGCAAGGCGGAGCTCCAGAAAAAGGTAGACATCATCTCCTCCCTGCAGAAGGGGCGCACCGGCCCCGTCCCCTACTTCGAGGCGCTGTCGGCCTCGATCCCCGAGAAATGCTGGATCGAGACGCTGAACTTGAAGGACGCAAAAGTCACCCTTTCCGGCATAGCCTTGAACAACTATACGATCGCGAACTTCATGACCGCCCTCGGGCAGACCGGCCGCTTCCGGGACGTGGTGCTGGGAGCCGCCGAGCAGACGACGGCGTCGGGCGTAAAACTCGTGAAGTTCAACTTGACGTTCCAGACGGTCGAATGAACGCCCCAACACCGGGAGAGGATACGGAATGGCGCTAAAAATCGGCGATCTTTCGAAGGTGCCGCCCCGGCAGAAGCTCCTGCTTACCCTCCTGATCTGCGGCCTCGTCGTCATGGGGTACTACTACCTTTACTACCGGGAGGCGTCCCAGCGCATCGGCGCGATGGAGACCCAACTGGCGAGCCTTCAGAGCAAGATCCGGGAGCAGCAGGCGATCGCCGGCAACCTGCGTTCCTTCCAGGATGAAGTCCGGCGGCTCGAGACGCAACTTTCGCTTCTGCTCGAGCAGCTTCCGAACTCCGCGGAGATCCCCTCCCTGTTGAAGAGCGTTTCCGACCTCGGGAAGGAATCCGGGCTCGAATTCCTTCGCTTCGCCCCGACCGCCGAGGTCAAGAAGGAGTTCTACGCCGAGATCCCCGTGACGATCGCCATCAACGGCGACTATCACAGTTTTGCCCTCTTTTCCGACAAGTTGGCGCACTATCCCCGGATCGTGAACCTTTCGAACATCGCTTTTTCCGCTCCGAAACCGTCCGGTGACAACCTCGTGCTGGTGACCGTCAACTGCACGGCCACGACCTATCGCTTCCTCGATCAACAGCCCGCCGCCGCTCCCAAGCCGGCGGACAAGGGGAAGAAAAAATGAGGCCCGCTCCCGTGCGACACATCTCCCTGCTCGTTGGGATCCTCTCCGCGGTTTTCCTCCTCGCCGGAGGGATCGGCTGTTCCAAGGAGCCGACGTCGACGCAGCCGGTGGTGAAGCGACAGGCGCCAAAGCCCGAAGCGAAGGCTCCGCCCGCTCCTCCGGCGGAGGTTCAGGCGAAAAAAGTCGAGACGGTCGTCCTCTACGATCCCCGGGGGAAACGGGATCCGTTCGTTTCATTCGTCAAGGTCGAGCAGCGCAGGAGGGCCACGGTCAATACCGAGTCGCTCCCGCCCCTGCAACGGTACGAACTCGGTGAATTGAAGTTCGTCGGGGTCATCTGGACGAAGAAGGGCGCGCGGGGTCTTCTGGAGGACGCCGAGGGGAAGGGGTACTCCGTGACGGTGGGAACTCGGATCGGCCGCGCGGGCGGCGTCGTCAGCCGGATCACCGGGAAGGAGATTTTCGTGAAGGAACAGTTCGTCGGTAATCGGGGGGAAACGATCGTCAAGGAAAGCGGAATCCAGCTCACCACGGCAGGAGGAAAATAATGATGACCCCGTTACGGCATTCGGGCAGAGTCCTCTGGCCCCGCGTCCTGAAGGGGATGGCGGCGATGGCGCTTGCCTGGGCGCTGCTCGTGCCGGCCGCGATCGCGGCGGAGCCTTCCGGCCCCGCCGACGCGCAGGCCGCGGGGGCTCCCGGCGCCAGGATCAGGGAGGTGACGGTTTCGAAGTCGCCCTACAACACGACGATCCAGGCTTCGGTCGACGGGGCGATCGAGAACTACAACTCCTTCAAGCTGAACGACCCGTTCCGGATCGTGGTGGACGTATGGGGCGTAGCCCAGGGAACGGCGGCCTCCGAGATCCCGGTCGGCACCCCCCAGGTCAAGGTGGTGAAGATCTCCTCCGTGGAACGGAAGTTGCGGATGGTGGTGGAGACCCCGGGCGACCGGCCGATGCCGTTCGTCGTCAGCGCCGAGAAGGGCGTGCTCATCCTGTCCGTCGGGGGCGGAGCGGAGGAGAAGGTCGCCAGCACGGAGCGGCTCCAGGACGGCAAGGCTCCGGTGAAAGGTCCCGCCATCGTCGGGATCGACCTGGAAGACCTTCCGGACATGTCGAACGTCGTGATCGCCACGGCGGGTGACCCGCCGTACCAGGTTTCGAAGAAGAAGGGCGGCGTGACGCTGGTGTTCAAGGGCGCCGCGGTGGAAAAGGGGCTGCTCCGTCGGATCGACGCCGGCAAGTTCGGCATCCCCGTGAAAGCGATCGCTCCCTCCCGCGGGAAGAAGGGGGTCACGGTCGCGGTCGCGTTCGCGCCGGGTTCCCCGTACACCGTGGAAAAGAAAGACGGCTCGGTCGTGGTGGCGTTCCCGAAGAGCCCGGCCAATGGAAAGTCCGAGCTGGTCGCACGGGCGGCTCCGGGAAGCGTCCCTCCCTCCGCGAAGGCGGACGAGGAACAGGAGCTCGTCGACGCGAAGGAGGAACCGGCTTCCTCCCAGGGTCCGCAGACGTGGGGGTTCCTCACCGGGAGCACCGAAGTCGGCCGGAAATACCGCGGACAGCGGATCTCCATGGACTTCAAGGACGCCGATCTCACCAACGTTTTCCGGATCATCGCCGAGGTCAGCAACCTGAACATCATCACGTCGGACGACGTCAAGGGGAAGGTCTCCCTCCGCCTGGTCAACGTTCCGTGGGACCAGGCGCTCGACATCGTTCTCCGCTCGAAGGCGCTCGGCGCGTCGCAGGAGGGAAACGTCCTTCGCATCGCACCGCTTGCGTCCCTCCGGAAGGAGGAGCAGGACCGGTTCGACGCGCAGAAGGCGGTCGAGACGTCGCACCAGGAGGCGTTGAACCGCGCGGCCGAGGTCAAGGCGATGAACGAGGCGGTGTTCGACACGATCCCGGTCAGCTACGGCAAGGCATCCGAGATGCTCGGGAAGATCAAGCCGCTCGCCTCGAAGTTCGGGAAGCTGGACAGCGACGACCGCACGAACGTGCTGATCATCCGGGACCTGGCGAAGAACATCACCGAGGTGAGGGCCCTGGTCGCCACGCTCGACACCGCGACGCCGCAAGTCCTCATCGAGGCGCGGATCGTCGAGGTGGATACCTCCTTCACGCGCGAGCTCGGCGTGCAGTGGGGCGGCAGCTTCCGCGGAGGGGGAAACACGAAGTACGGCATCACGGGCGCGCAGAACTCGGGGGGCGGGTCGAACCCCGGGGAACCGTTGACACCGGCGAACCCGAAACCGTTCGATCCCACCGCTCCTCCGGCCCCCAACTGGGCGGTCAATCTCCCGGCCGCGATCGGTTCCGGAGCCGGCGGCGGGTTGAGCTTCGGGATCCTTCGCGACAACCTCCGCCTCGACCTTTCGCTTTCCGCCCTCGAGGCGGCCGGAAAGGGGAAGATCATCTCCTCGCCCAAGATCGTGACGATGGACAACAAGGAAGCCACCATCGAGCAGGGGACGCAGATCCCGTACTCCACCGTGTCCGCCTCCGGAACGAACACGCAGTTCGT
This genomic interval carries:
- a CDS encoding PilN domain-containing protein; this encodes MIRINLVRGKRKKRREWNVGSAWIALPLVVLAGTMYFHYTVSGRISRLGADIGKSNSDIERLKKEIGEVEKFKARKAELQKKVDIISSLQKGRTGPVPYFEALSASIPEKCWIETLNLKDAKVTLSGIALNNYTIANFMTALGQTGRFRDVVLGAAEQTTASGVKLVKFNLTFQTVE
- the pilQ gene encoding type IV pilus secretin PilQ — protein: MMTPLRHSGRVLWPRVLKGMAAMALAWALLVPAAIAAEPSGPADAQAAGAPGARIREVTVSKSPYNTTIQASVDGAIENYNSFKLNDPFRIVVDVWGVAQGTAASEIPVGTPQVKVVKISSVERKLRMVVETPGDRPMPFVVSAEKGVLILSVGGGAEEKVASTERLQDGKAPVKGPAIVGIDLEDLPDMSNVVIATAGDPPYQVSKKKGGVTLVFKGAAVEKGLLRRIDAGKFGIPVKAIAPSRGKKGVTVAVAFAPGSPYTVEKKDGSVVVAFPKSPANGKSELVARAAPGSVPPSAKADEEQELVDAKEEPASSQGPQTWGFLTGSTEVGRKYRGQRISMDFKDADLTNVFRIIAEVSNLNIITSDDVKGKVSLRLVNVPWDQALDIVLRSKALGASQEGNVLRIAPLASLRKEEQDRFDAQKAVETSHQEALNRAAEVKAMNEAVFDTIPVSYGKASEMLGKIKPLASKFGKLDSDDRTNVLIIRDLAKNITEVRALVATLDTATPQVLIEARIVEVDTSFTRELGVQWGGSFRGGGNTKYGITGAQNSGGGSNPGEPLTPANPKPFDPTAPPAPNWAVNLPAAIGSGAGGGLSFGILRDNLRLDLSLSALEAAGKGKIISSPKIVTMDNKEATIEQGTQIPYSTVSASGTNTQFVDATLSLKVTPHITPDGRVSMKLEAKNDSQGEVGATGQPAINKKKATTEVLIGDGETTVIGGILQISRTESRAGLPWLSKIPGLGFLFRKDVNQTRNRELLIFITPKILKQEPVQAKAS
- a CDS encoding type 4a pilus biogenesis protein PilO; the protein is MALKIGDLSKVPPRQKLLLTLLICGLVVMGYYYLYYREASQRIGAMETQLASLQSKIREQQAIAGNLRSFQDEVRRLETQLSLLLEQLPNSAEIPSLLKSVSDLGKESGLEFLRFAPTAEVKKEFYAEIPVTIAINGDYHSFALFSDKLAHYPRIVNLSNIAFSAPKPSGDNLVLVTVNCTATTYRFLDQQPAAAPKPADKGKKK
- a CDS encoding pilus assembly protein PilP produces the protein MRHISLLVGILSAVFLLAGGIGCSKEPTSTQPVVKRQAPKPEAKAPPAPPAEVQAKKVETVVLYDPRGKRDPFVSFVKVEQRRRATVNTESLPPLQRYELGELKFVGVIWTKKGARGLLEDAEGKGYSVTVGTRIGRAGGVVSRITGKEIFVKEQFVGNRGETIVKESGIQLTTAGGK